ACTCTGCTGCAACTTATTTGGGCCATCGAAACAGGGTCAACGGGTAACCGGACCGGTGCTGGGTGGCACAGCCTATAAATAAGCAGATACGGAGTCATTTTCTTTTACGAAACCTATTCACCGAAACCTCGATTCTTGTTCTTTGGGCGATTCTTTTTCTCCGGGCGATTCTTTTTCTCTGGGCGTTTACATTCGTTCGATGGCTCCTCCGTCGATCACCGGAAAGTCTCCTCCGCTGAGTTTGATCACCGGAAAGCCTTCACCTCTGAGTTTGATCACCGGAAAGCCGGTGATCGTTAGGGTTAAGCGGAAGGCCTTTCAAGCCAAACTCGATGCCTTCTgtgagttatttttcttttcttttcttttttcctttgtaATTTTGTTTGAATAATATTAAGGAGGCGAAGATAAAGGTTGgggttttttttgggggggggggggggggttatgtGGTTAGGGTTGGAGATTGATGAAAGGCCACATAAAAAAGCATTCTTGGGTCTTGGAAATCTCTCCATATCTGATTGCGGCACAGGAAAAGGttaactttcttcttttctttttactGTTTTTAATGGGATTATCATAATTTCAATGCATGCATTTATTGAGTTGTTGCTACTTGAAAACGGAGGAACTCTAAAATGGTTTCTAGCTATAATCTATGTTCTTTATATGCTAGGGACTTGGAAAGAAGGAGTCAAACTGAAATGGGGTAGCATATATCAATAGTCTGTTAGTAATGATATTGAATATTTATAGATTTTGTAATCATGATTTCAACAAGAAAAATTCTCAATTAGTCATTTTGATGCTGTGTAACCCTCACATACATATTAAGATTTCTGCTTCATGTCTTGTCCGATCACAAAAATTTCTATTCTGTCTCCTTGTTGTAGCAAGTACGCCCTAGTCCCCAAAATAGACAATTTGTTGATTCTTCATCTTTTGTATTTCAATCTCCTCAACTCTGAAAGCTCCAATCCTATAGATTCATTTGTTATGTCTTATTTTTTCCATTCCTCATTCATGAAGAAGTTTGTGCATATAAGTGCAGATTGAAAGAAAGTAGCCATTTTATTGGCTTCATGAGAATagcaaaaaataattttcataggcAATGCCATTTATTCCAAATATGTGATGTAGTCATTGAACTATTCAAATGAGGTAAACAACAGAGAAATAACTTTAATATGTGCACTAGAGTTTTATTTGGTATATATCGACTTTAGTTTATGACctcaaaattcttaataatattCAATGCCCATGAAGAAAATATATGTTTCCAAATTACATAGAGTGAACTCTTGCAACCACAGTTTGGTCATTGTCCAATTTATAACATGATCCCATGTTTTTGGACTAGAAAATTCATCACCGTGGAATGATGTTTTGATCTTTTATGATTCCTTTTTTTGCTTTACTGGAAACTTAAAGTGACATTAGCGATGACTATGTTGTGTTAGATATCTATAGCTTTCATTATGGTTATTTATTGCCACCACAAACATGCTACCTAGCCTAAGCATTGGCCAATCAAATGTTTGATCTTTTCACAAAATATTAGTCCCATGTTATACTCTTGTTGGTCATTTTGTCTTCTAATTGGTGTTATATATGCTAGTTTGGTTGCCTTTTTGTTTAAAAAATGATTTGAAGATTGAAAATTACTTGATATGTAGTATTTTTCCCCCCTTTGAATTGGGTGCAGTGATGCCATGTGTTCAAACACTTAAACATTAGATAAATGGCAGACAATTGATCCAGACAGAACAGATAGAGTGGTggttttttgagaattttttgttCATTAGGTTACCACAAAGATCTATCATGTAATTGTTACAATAAAGTGATCTTTGTATTGGATTATTAGGTTCCTTTTGTCTTCATGTTTTTACTTTTCTTCTCGTAAATTGTAATTCCTAAATCACATGGGTTGAGTTTTTCCCTTTTGGTGAAAGGGAATCATGAACTCTTGTATAATGTCCAATGATATAAATATAAAGCTACTGGAAAGACCTGAGGAGTTCCTTATAAGTTTGTAATTGACAGTTTTAAAAAAGGATAACCCCTCATGTtctgtattttactttgtaattTCTGATAAGTAGCTTTGATTGGCTGACTATTCCATGAACATATActataacaacaacaaccaagccttattccACTATGTGGAGTTGTCTTTATTCTGTGAACATATATGACTGAAAATTTCTCATCAATGAGGCTTCTAAATTGCAGTTCTCAATGAGCTTGCAAGTAAGAAGATTTTGGTTCAGCATCTTGAGACAGTTGGGCACTCCCAGTCTGTCAAAGATGTGCTGCATTCTTTTCTGGTTAACACCTAATCTCTGTTACTCTCTGTATACTCCTTTTTCATTTGATTTGAGAGGTGGTTATCTTTTAGCATGTTCCTCTTTCTTCCACTTGTTTACATTAACACAGTTTATGATGCTCCTACTTGCATTAATCATATAATCTAataatttgttttaatttgtaatcatttttattttatagAGATATGAATGCTCTTTTGCCTGCTCAAAAATGATGTTTTTGAAGTAGAAGTGTCTGATGAAGGCCCGAATTTTTAAGGCTTCTTATGTCTAATTTATTCCCACAATTATCCTCTCtttgttataaaaaaaatctttgattCTGTTTACCAGCCAAATATTTCCTTCCTTGGATATTTATTGTTCCTCGGACAGGATTTTCATAGATCTCTTGCAAGCATATTGCCTTGCACACCTAAGATTATTGAGTTACTATcatctttcctttatctgtgtgCTATAGAGGCATATGATATAACATATTCCGCCATTTGAACATCTAATCTCCCATTGTAATTCATTGATTTAGACTTCATCTGTTGAATCTGTTAGTAAtcttctttctctctctcttttcaacCCGCAGCAACCTTCCAGAAATACAAAAGAATTTAAGGGGAGATCTGACCGTAGAAGTTTGTATAAACCTGATAAGGTAATGTTATCAATTCAATTTCTTATGTTACATCATCAAGGAGATGATGTTACTCTAACCTAATCTTGCAAAATTGTTTACCATTTCACTGCTGCAtttttttcctttgatttataTTTGCTATTATCGCCACTACTAAAATGACAATATTTTATGCAATTTCTGCCATGTATTATATTTATGATTCCTACCTTAATCATAAAAATTGCCTAAAGAATGTTTTTGCTAGCACATAATTCTAACATAGAATTGGTTATTAATCTTTTGTAAGATTCACATTACAAAGATCTGAGGAAATTATTCTATCAAATGATATTGAGCATGTTTTCTAAAATCGCTTGCAAAAACAAATTATTGGACACTTTTTTTGCTATCATCCCTggcctttcaaaaaaaaaaatggaaaatgcATAGCACTTGATTTGCCTACTTTGATgccattattattttttctagttTAATAACTTTACTTAATCCTAAAAATATTCAGCAGTTTTGCCTCAAATTATAGATTCATTCTTGTTGCACTTTCTGTGCCTGCAGAAACATGATCAATTACGGTCCAAGGCTATAAAAGAGCATGAGGTAGATCATTACTCCGTCATGTTATTGAATTATTATTGCAATTTCTCCAATGCATGAAACACACACATCTGAATTTTTGTGTTAGATGTCTTCTAATGTAACATTTATTTTACATATCATAATTTTTAAGTAGATACACCAGTTATACACATGACAAGATCAATAATGCAGTTATACACATGACAAGATCAATTATGTGTTTGTGATAAAACAGTTTTTCATTGTTAATGTGAGTAAATGTAAGCATAGTTTGACTCTTATATACTCTTCACATTTGATTATCATATGTCTAATCGTTTTTGCTGAAATCTAGTGAATTAATTTCCTTGCGGCCAAACCAATTGCTCAATTAGTATCAtaaaatttttattctttttgACGTATAGGATCCACTTGAATATTACGAGATCATTGGAATGATCTTGACTATTAGTTGTTTGTTTGCTCATTCATATTGGTTTTATCATGAGATGCTTCATTGTCAATTCATTGCTAAAATTATGCAACATTGAATTTGGATGATTTTATTCCCAAGATAATGTAGCTAAGTCGTATTAAATCTTATAGGATCTCACTAGAAGTTCTCGATTTGAACAAATATGGAAGAAAAGGGGAAGCATAGATGAAGAAGAATACTCTTTGCATGAAAAATGTTATTTGTATGATGTTGTTCGAGTTGATGCTGAGGATGAAACTCACCAAAGGGTGCCAAAGGCCAAGTAAATTTAATATTCAGTATTTGTATTGCTTCTTTTGTGTATCTTTCTGGTTTATAAAAGAGATTCTTGAATGCAGAGATGCTCCTGATGTTGATGGTGCAATGTTGGATAAGTATTTACCACTTCTAAGGGAATTCCTTCCACAAGCAGTTGAAGAGATTGAACATTACAAAGCAACTACAGAAGGTTCCATCTTCTCCACCATCCTTAATCTTGCAGTGACAAATCATGTTATATTTTAGTCTTCTATATCATCTAATTATCAACTTTTACTCCTTTGTTTTGACATGATAAATAATATATTTCTTTATTAGCTAAATTAGACTAGTTTATgctcctaaaactaaatattcgTTTTTTTTATCAGTTTAGCTTTTTGATCCTCTTGTTGCTCGGCTAATTTGACATCTGTTTAGAAAATTGTACCTTACTAGCctgtatatatgatgaatacaggGTGACTAGCCTTGGGATCACAGAATCTCTTCTCCATTCATTTATTTCCATAAACCACATCCATGCGATGCATGTGGAAGAAGAAAATCTAGTCTGGAACCTTAGTGGATTAGGAAGATGGGTTGTAACTCACGGCATAGAAAATTTGCAGACATTGAGATTTGCTAAAtcagtttttttttccttattttagaCGCTTGAAAACAAAAAATCCAATTTAGATTAACTTTATATGTAGTTTAAGATCTTCCATGAGATTTTTTATGATCTTCTCATTGCTAAATTGTCCCTTTTATTTCTTTTGAACAGATAACTTTGTTTACGACATATATACCCATGAAGTGGGTGTGGACACAAACACGGATAACACTGAAGAGTATCCATTGTATGAATTTGGACATTTGATTAATCTAGACTTACAAttggattttaattttgatattcaTTATGTATCATTGTTACAGAGTGCAAGTTTATATGGAGGACGACTATGATGATGGTCTATCACAATCTGATTATGAAAGTGATGATTCAAATGGTATGACTGTATATTTTATTTCCTCTTAATCTGACTCATATTAATGTTGATAAATATTAATACTTGTTCATTTGCAGCTGAAAACAATCCATGGAATGATTATTGTGATGAAGAGACGTCAGAAGATGAAGATGAGAATGAAAGTGCTTTCGCTTACTTTGAAGATTCTGACTCAAATTATGAACAAGTTGCCAGTAAAGAGGATGATCTAGAGAACTGGAGATGGGATTATCGATAAATTTGTCTATTGAACATTTGTTAAGTTGAAGCAATCACTTCAGAAGCTGAAGATGAGAATAAAAATCCTGTCATTGATTATTAACGACGAGTTGGCAGTGAAGAGGAAAGGAAAATCGAGAGAACTGGAGATGGGAATATGTCAATTCATAGTGATTGTCTCATTTTGATGTATATTTTGTGGTGGTCGATTTTTCATAAGACAGCCAAAGTTGGCATTTATTCCTGTAGTGTGTTTGGTGGTTAATGTTTCAGAACAATGTAAATATTAATTTTTGTGCAAATTAATTagaaatctaaaaatttaatttttcatgctaaattttcataattttcacaGTTTAAAAGTCGATAAGCTACTGAGTATGTAGGTGTAGATTACAACATTTTCTTGTGATAATATAGACATTTCTGAAGCCAAAACTTATATTTCCTTGTGATAATATAAGCACTTCTGAAGCGAAAACTTATATTTACTTGTGATAATATAAGCACTTCTGAAGCCGAACTTTCATTGGATTACCACATTGTAATCAAAGCCACGAGTATCATCCACTTGCTGGTAAATTATCTTTTTTATACCGGAGCTGCGTAGAAGTTTTGATTTATGGTATAATTATGGTACCGTATTATAatctgtcggtataattttaatatttttttaaatataaaaatatattaattaaaaataaaaaatttaatctatgtatttaaaaaatatataaatataaaatattaaaataaaatatattttttaaaaaaaaatactgaatCACACATCTccatatgataaataaataaatattttattatttaattttgaaattatatatatatatatatatatatatataatgaaatagTTTTATTACATTCATCTCAAACGCCCTTATAATACGTTTCAAGTTatatgaagaaaaataaataatcgaTATATTAGCTAAGAAGAGGAAGGAATTTTTTTTCCCCAAGAATATGTACCCGTCGAGAATTGATCCCTTACTCCATTGTAGTAAGTCTGTCACTTTCTAATCAACTAGGCATTTTACGAGAACAATGAAATAGTTTTATTAGACTTTGATTAAGTTTATTTAGATTTCTAATTTCTAATTatgagttgattaaaattattaacataagtttaatttttagCATATTTTCTACATCCACTTGCAGCATCCTCGTCGCAACCTACTCACTCATGAAAATCCTCGCTAGACACCCACGGGCATCCCCGCATATTTCCACAGACATCCCCACCATGCATCCATGGATGTCCCCGCCGTGACCTATGCGTCCACGGGTGTCATGCCACAACTTGTGCACCTACGGCATCACGACAGTGACTCACAGAAGTCACGGCACCTCTACGACCCCATGATGCCAATGTCGGACGACGGACATAACGATAAATTTCATCCATTTTATCCGACGCATAATGAAATTTCAAATCATATCCTTCAACCTCTCTACTAAAATAATCACAATCTATCAATTTATTAGgaacaaaaacaaataaaatctatGATTTGGAGGCAAAGATCATATGTTCTACCTCGGAATAAGAGCCGTCGGGGAAATTAACATGTAAGCCTCGATGGTTGACCTGAAGAATTAAAAAGAATCCGAATGCACCAGAACATGGACGGATCCATATCATACCACCCCAAAGTCCAATCTGTCTTTCATTTCTGGAGTTGTCCTGCAATATATAGGATATTTGGAgcttgaaaatataaatattttttttttactaagttcgatttaaaataaaatttaagtttaagttcgATTCAAATTGTTCCGAACTTTGATTCGAATATATTTGAAGTataattaaaaatgatttaaattgaattttgtttgaattatttaaatcttagtttgaatatatttaagttaaaattgtaaaaaataagaTGGTTCATCAAAAATTTATATGTAAATTCATCGAAATTAGGATTCAATTATTAGACGTCTAGAAACATAACAGATGTTCTACCGACGCACCATTATCCGGGGTAACGTGATCTATAATTAATTGTTAGTTTACCCCTTGGAGTTTTTTCTATTTTAACAATTTACTTTCTTGAATTTGCATTTTTGTTCCAATTTACTCAAAATTTCAATATCTTTATCAATCCAAAATCACCTTTGAAATCTACGAAGCAAattgaaaaattttaagttagaggatgaaaaaaaattagaaaattttgaaaagcaaaatgattttctttttatTGAATTAATAATGAGGCATTTTGTCCTTTTTCCAAatgtttaagtaaaaaaattggcACGAGAAAACTCAAAAAGCACAAGAgacttttaaagaaaaaatagtttttccAGATTAAAATATGTCAAAAATTATTTACCTTTAATTTGGTGTGGagtagaaaaatatattttttttttactttaatgaATATTCTTGAATATCTAAGCTTGAAAAAGATTTGAGTACCTATTTACCATGAGGAATTAGATTTAGTATCATTCATGAGTATCTATAGAGATTCAGGCATACACATGCTGCGATTCAAATACGTGACTATAAGATCATCCATGACTAgatgttgaataagtgaatgaaaaagaaatagaagaggaAAGAGGTTCAATTATGAATAGGACTTAAGTCCCACATTAAAAGTTTTAAACCAATTttattgatttatattgattcatatacATTGAAATTGTGAACAAATGTTTAGATAGAGACTCTCTCACACTTGTGGGTGCAAGGAGGGGTGTAAATTCAGGGCTCGAATTTACATTGAACCGAGTTAACTCGTGTGCGAGTGTGACCTGCGTACACGAATGTCGGACAAGTcgaggtaaaaatttattttaaggaaatTGTGATTCGCAAGCCTCGGTAAGTCAGCTCGGTCAGTTTGCTTCGGTCGACCTATCTGCTGAGGGGGGTGTAAATCCAGGGTCCGAATTTGCATTGAATCAAGTTGACTCGTATGCGAGCGTGACCTGGGCACACGAATGTcagaccggtcggggcaaaaatttatttcaagaaaattgtgactCGTAGGCCACAGTTctgaaatttctttttaaatttttactaacgtttttttaattgaattttggaaCAGAAAAtgataagtttaaaaaaaatttgatttttttttaaattaaatattatttttaatatatatatatatatatatatatatatatatatatatatatatatatatatatatatatatatatatatatatatatatataatttagttttctaactgatattttaataataattttatttttcattaataaaattactaaattatttaattattttttaaaaaaatggttcaaaaatatctaattatattattatcgagaaagaaaaagaaagaacgaAGAAAAAATATTATCGACTAGGAAGAAGAATGATATTTTTTGATAATATCACGAAGAAATAATGTTGTTAATTataaagtaataataataataataataatattattatgtcaattaaaaaatgaattatatttaaggtagaatataattttatataaaatataaaattatggaAAGTAATTATGACagaattaatgaggaaataaaTATAAGTGTAAGGTAattgataagattttattaataaattagtaagatatttataattaattaatatcaatgatgctaatttaatttctttaatgtcttaattaattaattaatcaatagccCCCAATAAAATTGGAGCCCTAAGTATAAATTTTAATGGTCTATGTCTTGGGTCGGGCCTGTTGGATAGACAAACTCACTAAAATTGTTTAAATTGATTAGTTTGTCCAAATCAATTTAAGGAGACCGGCTAACTCGACTGAGACCGGCTAACTCGACTTGATCAATCAACGAATTGGATGCTTTGTCGAGATACAAAATCCaacttaaataattaaaatcatctCCATAAGAATCGGAAGTTCAACACTTGTACTATGAGCTATGATCTAACGAACAATTCTCTTTTCAAATATCTCTTTACTACTAAGTTAAATACACAAATTTCTCTGATCAATCCACAACGTTTaagtaaactttttttttaaaaaaaacctaatAAATTAGTATATACTCCACGTGCAATTCTTGCCTTTCAGACTCTCAATTCCATCCTAGCTCTCAAAAATCACTAGATCCTACGCAAATTTTAATGAACCTGAACAGCGTTAAACACTAGCTAGCTACTTTATCAGATTTGAAGATGCACTCCACCTAACACTATCAATGAAagctttataaattattatatcattatcaaGTCTTAAACTTGAACTAGGCAATAAACTAGATAAACTGgattaaattttataatatttaaactTGCTTATAAGATAATCGAGTCAACTCAAAtcgattttaaaataaatcaagttgttaaaataatttagtttggTTTGATTTACTTTTTACAAGTTTGAGTTTAGTTCAAATTTTACTTCAgagtttggttcatttatatGTTATCGAACtctgaattcaatttttttttaaacttttatattttaaaatttgtttgattgattgttgagtttgataatataaatttatttactcATTTtaatatgtatttatttatttactatgTTAATAAAAGTTTTATTGATGCATATAATTTACAAACTTTGTtgtgaatattattcatgaataatTCATAAGTACCCTCTAAGCTATGGTGTAGTGGTAAACACATCTTGGGGCTCCCCATGCACCTAGGGTTCAAAACCCAAGGAGTATAAAAAATTCTCCTCTCGTGCTTTAACCATTGGGACTATCATTATGTGGATTGTCACTACCACTTATGTTATCGGATTTATTTTAGTGGTCAGTGAAAAACTCTTTTTCGATTTTTGAAaataagtacgcagcggaaaagataaataaaaaaagaagCAAACACGGACACAAacagttacttggtttggaataTTCatcaactcttactccaagactcatAATCCTTCAGACCATATTAATAGGCAATTCACTAAAAACCTATTCCAAAACTACCAGAAGAGAGAATCGAATACAAGAACGAAATAAAGGACAATGTAACAACCTACACAGCCTTAGCAGTAATGTAAATaacttaagttaaattattaCCAACACAAGATTGTTGAAGTCGAGAGTTCAGATGTTGGTGTTGGTCTGTCGGCAGTGGTCGAATGTAGCAAAGCAATAGCGCTCCAGCATCACAATATATTTTATACAGTCGGAGCAGATGAAAGATCATTGAAGCTTATATCTGAGTTCTGTCCTTTTTACTGGCCGAAGAGATCAATTATTGAGTGTTGAAGATGCCTCCAAccccatccaaggtgcctccaaccttaAAATTGATCTTGTAAACTTCGAACCCGATTAGCACCGCAAGCTTTGGTTTTTATTagcatgagggcacctccaagtgcTCCAAGGTACCTCCAAGCGCTCATCCGAGATGCCTCCAGCGCCATATAGGGCGCCTCCCCGCAGCGTAAAGTTTAtacccttgagggtgccttcaacggGTCCAAGGCGCTTCCAAGCATTGTTATAACGCGCCTCGAATACTGTTCATCcaagacttttttttttaattttgctaCTACAAAAACTCGTTAGTCTAACAGAATAatatataacctgcaaaacaaaattagtaCAGTTAAATAAGATTATtaataattagattctgtcttacCAAAACCAGGATTTAATCATGGTTTCAGTTTAGATTTCAAAATAGACTTAAACTGGATCAGCACCTACAGTACTACCGGGACTCATCCTCAGTTGattactctcctctagtgacttatgtTACTTATCATTTACAGTCACTTGGGTTgccctttgacccaccaggtcttcccgctaGTTATGAGGTTTGTAGACCCAACTGATTTTCGGCCAATTGTTATGTCCcatagacccaactagacttcttaCTAGATATCGAGTCACACTTTGACCTATCTAGTCTTTGTACCAATTATTAGGTCCTCAAATCTAACTAGGCTTTAGCTGGGTGTCAGATCCTCTACACCCATCAACTTCTACACACTCAGTAAAGAAGTCAGACAAACatattgtaagtaccccggggtagttttgatgtggtcaaccaagtttagTTAGATCATATtttgtttaatccttgtgtctaagtgtgcaggagtttagaaacacaagaagtcgagtggaagacacagctagagagaaggatggcacgggaagaaagtcgacgagcttggtgcatctgaaggatgatatgatgcggaagagtacattgaccaacgagaaggatgtgcactgcagtccgaggaacgagaagctggggaggaaggctactcgagc
The genomic region above belongs to Zingiber officinale cultivar Zhangliang chromosome 11A, Zo_v1.1, whole genome shotgun sequence and contains:
- the LOC122032391 gene encoding RNA-directed DNA methylation 4-like isoform X1 — encoded protein: MPSGWRLMKGHIKKHSWVLEISPYLIAAQEKQPSRNTKEFKGRSDRRSLYKPDKKHDQLRSKAIKEHEDLTRSSRFEQIWKKRGSIDEEEYSLHEKCYLYDVVRVDAEDETHQRVPKAKDAPDVDGAMLDKYLPLLREFLPQAVEEIEHYKATTEDNFVYDIYTHEVGVDTNTDNTEEYPLVQVYMEDDYDDGLSQSDYESDDSNAENNPWNDYCDEETSEDEDENESAFAYFEDSDSNYEQVASKEDDLENWRWDYR
- the LOC122032391 gene encoding RNA-directed DNA methylation 4-like isoform X2, with translation MPSGWRLMKGHIKKHSWVLEISPYLIAAQEKKHDQLRSKAIKEHEDLTRSSRFEQIWKKRGSIDEEEYSLHEKCYLYDVVRVDAEDETHQRVPKAKDAPDVDGAMLDKYLPLLREFLPQAVEEIEHYKATTEDNFVYDIYTHEVGVDTNTDNTEEYPLVQVYMEDDYDDGLSQSDYESDDSNAENNPWNDYCDEETSEDEDENESAFAYFEDSDSNYEQVASKEDDLENWRWDYR
- the LOC122032391 gene encoding RNA-directed DNA methylation 4-like isoform X3 — its product is MPSQPSRNTKEFKGRSDRRSLYKPDKKHDQLRSKAIKEHEDLTRSSRFEQIWKKRGSIDEEEYSLHEKCYLYDVVRVDAEDETHQRVPKAKDAPDVDGAMLDKYLPLLREFLPQAVEEIEHYKATTEDNFVYDIYTHEVGVDTNTDNTEEYPLVQVYMEDDYDDGLSQSDYESDDSNAENNPWNDYCDEETSEDEDENESAFAYFEDSDSNYEQVASKEDDLENWRWDYR